In Staphylococcus saccharolyticus, one genomic interval encodes:
- a CDS encoding bifunctional glycosyltransferase/CDP-glycerol:glycerophosphate glycerophosphotransferase: MNTLTIIVTYYNSEEYIQSCLESIKQQRTQDFELIIVNDGSTDQSEQLMHETLKDYDKKVNFINLKNNQGHAHARNVALGEVETPYFMFLDADDELASYAITFYLEKFNYTDGLIAPIHSFTTKRPQIVDLDRVTVEFRNANTNVNEFLRKQSVCNIIFRTAIVKAHHIRFNEDLNIYTDWSFVLEYMKYVNKFVRILNFPFYFRGEVFDPFETLTLSEQSFDVLFEDYVKSFYDALERTTNKDTREFIVDKMVRKIANEFDPMRHDIKERYYKHKATLVELSKFLNVHLAKHQRLINKIETVLLMYNVTDKAFKVNQFRKTLRHVKNVVLRRKNKERSVYELTDKEENVKFETIVFESFGGKNYSDSPKYIYEYMQKYYPNYRYVWSLKNPDKSVVPGNAIKVKRGSTEYYQAYSEASYWVSNARTPLYLNKKDNQTYIQTWHGTPLKRLANDMKVVRMPGTTTARYKRNFNLETTRWDYLISPNRYSSEIFRSAFWMDEHRILEIGYPRNDVLVNRASDKNYINEIKKNLNLSSDKKVITYAPTWRDDEFVSKGKYLFELKIDLDNLYKELGDKYVILLRMHYLISNVLDLSGYENFAIDVSNYNDVSELFLISDCLITDYSSVMFDYGILKRPQFFFAYDIDKYDKGLRGFYMDYMKDLPGPIYTEPYGLAKALKDLGKVQNEYQDKIDAFYDRFCSVDDGKASQYIGDLIHKDIKNNR; the protein is encoded by the coding sequence ATGAATACACTGACAATTATTGTCACATACTATAATTCGGAGGAGTATATTCAAAGTTGTTTAGAAAGTATTAAGCAACAGCGAACTCAAGATTTTGAACTTATTATTGTAAACGATGGTTCTACAGATCAAAGTGAACAGTTAATGCATGAAACTTTAAAAGATTATGATAAAAAAGTTAATTTCATTAATTTGAAAAATAATCAAGGTCACGCACACGCACGTAACGTTGCATTAGGTGAAGTAGAGACACCGTATTTCATGTTTTTAGATGCTGATGATGAGTTGGCCTCTTATGCAATAACATTTTATTTAGAGAAATTTAACTATACAGATGGTTTAATTGCTCCGATACATTCATTCACTACTAAACGTCCTCAAATTGTTGATTTAGATCGTGTGACAGTAGAATTTCGTAACGCTAATACTAATGTTAATGAATTTTTAAGAAAGCAATCTGTATGTAATATTATTTTTAGAACAGCAATAGTTAAAGCCCATCATATTCGTTTCAATGAAGATTTAAATATCTATACTGACTGGTCATTTGTGCTTGAGTACATGAAATATGTAAATAAATTTGTACGTATATTAAACTTTCCATTTTATTTCCGTGGGGAAGTTTTCGATCCATTTGAAACATTGACACTTAGTGAACAAAGTTTTGATGTTCTTTTTGAGGACTATGTGAAAAGTTTCTATGATGCTTTAGAGAGAACAACAAATAAAGATACTCGAGAGTTTATTGTTGATAAAATGGTAAGAAAAATTGCTAATGAGTTTGATCCAATGCGTCATGATATTAAAGAACGTTATTACAAGCATAAAGCTACTCTTGTAGAATTATCAAAATTTTTAAATGTTCATTTAGCCAAACATCAAAGACTTATCAATAAAATTGAAACAGTTTTATTGATGTACAATGTTACTGATAAAGCATTTAAAGTGAACCAATTTAGAAAGACACTTAGACATGTTAAGAATGTTGTCTTAAGAAGAAAAAATAAAGAACGTTCAGTTTATGAACTTACAGATAAAGAAGAAAATGTTAAATTTGAAACAATCGTCTTTGAATCATTTGGTGGTAAAAACTATAGTGATAGTCCTAAATACATTTATGAATATATGCAAAAATATTATCCGAATTACCGATATGTGTGGTCTCTTAAAAATCCAGATAAAAGTGTTGTGCCGGGCAATGCCATTAAGGTAAAACGTGGTTCAACTGAATACTACCAAGCCTACTCAGAGGCAAGTTACTGGGTTTCAAATGCTCGTACACCTCTATATTTAAATAAAAAAGATAATCAAACATATATTCAAACTTGGCATGGAACCCCCCTTAAACGCTTGGCGAATGACATGAAAGTAGTTCGTATGCCAGGTACTACGACTGCAAGATATAAAAGAAATTTCAATCTTGAGACGACACGTTGGGATTATTTAATTTCACCTAATAGGTATTCTTCAGAAATATTTAGAAGTGCTTTTTGGATGGATGAGCATAGAATTTTGGAAATTGGTTATCCTAGAAATGATGTTTTAGTTAACAGAGCGAGTGATAAAAATTATATTAATGAAATTAAAAAGAATTTAAATTTATCAAGCGATAAAAAGGTCATCACGTATGCACCAACTTGGAGAGATGACGAATTTGTCAGTAAGGGTAAATATTTATTTGAGCTTAAAATTGATCTAGATAATCTCTATAAAGAACTTGGTGATAAATATGTTATTTTACTGCGCATGCATTATCTTATTTCTAATGTGCTAGATCTCTCAGGTTACGAAAACTTTGCTATAGATGTCTCTAATTATAATGATGTATCAGAGTTATTCTTGATTAGTGATTGTCTAATTACTGATTATTCATCAGTTATGTTCGACTACGGCATTTTAAAACGTCCTCAATTCTTCTTCGCTTATGATATTGATAAATATGATAAAGGGTTAAGAGGTTTTTATATGGACTATATGAAAGACTTGCCAGGTCCTATATATACTGAGCCATATGGTTTAGCTAAAGCATTAAAAGATTTAGGAAAAGTTCAAAACGAGTACCAAGATAAAATTGACGCATTTTATGATAGATTCTGTTCTGTAGATGACGGCAAGGCCTCCCAATATATCGGTGATTTGATTCATAAAGATATAAAAAATAACAGATAA
- a CDS encoding CDP-glycerol glycerophosphotransferase family protein encodes MIKQINISNMTKFTEQLERALNEGYTHVVPYSNEIQIHQSMLKSIELPTTSFVVDYTLHHQYLNDCKYFGKDYVNFEDWVKNINLYPNVIYEINAALKLMNKFEVENIFDLALLTLLKGHVAVDGHVALDFKTPLKTSKVFWRSFDRNEVTYRDQFFLNKIAYEHKQRIPFTRVPFNDHDSIRYYDSVLLSTKFKAPRWLSNPVKNYSLRKHKEISYIYEKNESKTENHVVFLGFDYGYRGNSKYLFNYFVKRNATVESYFITNDRTGPHFISPEDEQAKTLIESARVVIIESYLPDNIFPNGKVIQLWHGTPIKRLFLDSKEPHQNLNIYNYRARKYNKWLHQDYLIVDSKAAVNNFESAFPSQKLEVLPVGYPRVNYLTNRENDISLIKRLIKGLNIDPSKPVLLYLPTWKTETSNEDLLPVKEQLLSKYNVIFKGHIESNYDEDSHHVLPENVIIPPKSVETQDLLIISDIVLTDYSSIIFDALTVNKQVCLYTPQHSNYIKERGVYDEIINSLKPVWYTDSDLLTNDLITNNITRIENNYINTQNNSLEDISRLITQLLNSVYIS; translated from the coding sequence ATGATAAAACAAATCAATATTTCAAATATGACAAAATTTACCGAACAACTTGAAAGAGCATTAAATGAAGGATATACGCATGTTGTTCCTTATTCTAATGAAATCCAAATACATCAGTCAATGCTTAAATCTATAGAACTACCTACTACTTCGTTTGTAGTAGATTATACGTTACATCACCAATATTTAAATGATTGTAAATATTTTGGTAAGGATTACGTCAACTTTGAAGATTGGGTCAAGAATATTAATCTATATCCAAATGTAATATACGAAATCAATGCTGCATTAAAACTCATGAATAAGTTTGAGGTTGAAAATATTTTTGACTTAGCGTTACTAACACTTCTCAAAGGCCATGTTGCCGTAGATGGTCATGTGGCATTGGATTTTAAAACTCCACTTAAAACAAGTAAGGTATTTTGGCGTTCATTTGATCGTAATGAGGTAACCTATAGAGATCAATTTTTCTTAAATAAGATTGCTTATGAACATAAACAAAGAATCCCGTTTACACGGGTGCCATTTAATGACCATGATAGCATTAGATATTATGATTCGGTTCTACTGAGCACTAAATTTAAAGCACCTCGCTGGTTATCCAATCCTGTTAAGAATTATTCATTGCGTAAACATAAAGAAATTAGTTACATTTATGAAAAGAATGAATCAAAAACTGAGAATCATGTCGTCTTTTTGGGATTTGACTATGGTTATCGAGGTAATTCAAAATATTTATTTAATTATTTCGTTAAACGTAATGCTACCGTTGAATCTTATTTTATAACAAATGATAGAACGGGACCACATTTTATTTCACCAGAAGATGAACAAGCAAAAACATTAATTGAAAGTGCACGTGTGGTTATTATCGAAAGCTATCTACCTGATAATATTTTTCCAAATGGTAAAGTCATTCAACTATGGCATGGTACACCAATCAAACGATTATTTTTAGATAGCAAAGAACCTCATCAAAACTTAAATATTTATAACTACCGTGCCCGTAAATATAATAAATGGTTACACCAAGATTACCTAATTGTGGACTCAAAAGCTGCTGTAAATAACTTTGAATCAGCTTTTCCATCTCAAAAATTAGAAGTATTACCTGTTGGTTACCCAAGAGTAAATTACTTAACGAATAGAGAGAATGATATTTCATTAATTAAGCGACTGATAAAAGGATTAAACATTGACCCGTCTAAACCAGTATTGCTTTATTTGCCTACTTGGAAAACTGAAACATCTAATGAAGATTTACTACCAGTTAAAGAACAATTGTTAAGTAAATATAACGTTATTTTTAAAGGTCATATTGAAAGCAATTATGACGAAGATAGTCATCATGTTCTACCTGAAAATGTCATTATTCCGCCTAAAAGTGTTGAAACACAAGATTTACTTATTATCTCAGATATTGTCTTAACCGATTATTCATCAATTATTTTTGATGCTTTAACTGTTAATAAACAAGTATGTCTATATACACCTCAGCATTCAAATTATATAAAAGAGCGTGGCGTGTATGATGAAATAATAAATAGTTTAAAACCAGTATGGTATACTGACTCTGATTTATTAACTAATGATTTAATTACTAATAATATTACACGTATAGAAAATAACTATATCAACACTCAGAATAATTCATTAGAAGATATTAGCCGTCTGATTACTCAATTATTAAATTCAGTCTATATAAGCTAA
- a CDS encoding YcnI family protein: MLRKLLSLTIILFFTLGCYKHADAHVTLNPNESEPESYDKYDVRVPVEQDNNTVKVELEIPKGLNVSNVQPVEGFKHHFTKDNKGNIMKITWTATGKGLGPNEFIEFPIVVANPKSEGTFKWKAYQTYDNGDVVKWTDKENSEHPAPTTTVKKGANSNGSKDDSQSTNSGGSIALWIVSIMAIIISLVALFKHARHKN; this comes from the coding sequence ATGTTACGTAAATTATTATCTTTGACCATTATTTTATTTTTTACATTAGGATGCTATAAACATGCTGATGCACACGTCACATTGAATCCTAATGAAAGTGAACCCGAATCGTATGATAAATATGATGTGAGAGTACCTGTAGAACAAGATAATAATACTGTCAAAGTTGAATTAGAGATACCAAAGGGTTTAAATGTATCAAATGTTCAACCTGTTGAGGGTTTCAAGCATCATTTTACTAAAGATAACAAAGGAAATATTATGAAAATAACTTGGACTGCTACTGGTAAAGGTTTAGGCCCAAATGAATTTATTGAGTTTCCAATTGTAGTAGCGAATCCTAAGAGTGAAGGAACATTTAAATGGAAAGCTTATCAAACTTATGATAATGGTGATGTAGTTAAGTGGACTGATAAGGAAAATAGTGAACATCCTGCACCAACTACCACTGTTAAAAAAGGAGCTAATTCCAATGGTAGTAAAGATGATTCACAATCAACAAATAGTGGTGGTTCAATTGCATTATGGATTGTTTCTATAATGGCAATCATTATTTCACTCGTTGCTTTGTTTAAGCATGCGCGTCATAAAAATTAA
- a CDS encoding magnesium transporter CorA family protein, with protein MITAYKHASNDSLEIIETNVDHSASWINVVEPDREEIENLMGYYNIPEDFIRDPLDSEESARIEYDEDTGYSLIIIDLPIVNSTNRRVLSFVTIPLGIIIGNGMIMTVCDAENEFLENFARLDNINLKFHSRFALEILLTIANHYNRNLRLLNKSRIRIERELKNNITNKHLFKLMEVEKSLVYFLAALKGNDTIIKKLFRLPAVKRFEEDEELLEDLVIENNQAIETTELHQRILESITTSYASLLSNDMNNIMKTLTLFTVLLTLPTLVFSFFGMNVSLPIDAHSYISWIIVVGISLILVAIVSIFLWRKQKL; from the coding sequence ATGATTACTGCTTACAAACATGCTAGCAATGATTCTCTAGAAATCATTGAAACTAACGTGGATCATAGTGCTTCTTGGATTAATGTTGTTGAACCTGACAGAGAGGAAATTGAAAACTTGATGGGCTACTATAACATTCCTGAAGATTTCATTCGAGATCCTCTTGATTCCGAAGAAAGTGCACGTATCGAATACGATGAAGATACTGGATATTCACTTATTATTATTGATTTACCAATAGTTAACTCAACGAATCGTCGCGTTTTATCATTTGTAACGATTCCATTGGGGATTATTATTGGCAATGGAATGATCATGACAGTTTGCGATGCTGAAAACGAATTTTTAGAGAATTTCGCAAGACTAGATAATATTAATTTAAAATTCCACAGTCGCTTTGCGTTAGAGATTTTATTAACTATCGCAAATCACTATAATCGAAATTTAAGACTATTAAATAAATCTAGAATCAGAATTGAACGAGAATTAAAAAATAATATCACTAATAAGCATTTGTTTAAACTAATGGAAGTAGAAAAGAGTTTAGTTTACTTTTTAGCAGCATTAAAAGGCAATGATACTATTATCAAAAAGTTATTCCGCTTACCCGCTGTTAAACGCTTTGAAGAGGATGAAGAATTGTTAGAAGACTTAGTGATCGAAAATAATCAAGCCATTGAAACAACTGAATTACATCAACGTATTCTTGAGAGTATTACAACTTCTTATGCGTCATTATTATCTAACGATATGAACAATATAATGAAAACACTAACGTTATTTACAGTTCTTTTAACTCTTCCAACGCTAGTCTTTAGTTTCTTCGGCATGAACGTATCACTGCCTATTGATGCCCATAGTTATATCTCATGGATTATTGTAGTAGGCATTTCGTTAATTCTTGTAGCTATTGTCAGCATTTTCTTATGGCGTAAGCAAAAGCTATAA
- a CDS encoding GNAT family N-acetyltransferase, translating into MVIIKFEAPQVEEYCDLRVSAGMSPKSIEAARKGLPHACFNITIYDNESLIAMGRVIGDGGTVFQIVDIAVDKGYQGRGYGRIIMEEIMTYIENVAEKGTYVSLMADYPADKLYEKFGFISTEPYSKGMYKQY; encoded by the coding sequence ATGGTAATTATTAAATTTGAAGCACCACAAGTTGAAGAGTATTGTGATTTAAGAGTGAGTGCAGGTATGAGCCCAAAATCAATTGAAGCGGCTAGGAAAGGACTTCCACACGCATGTTTTAATATCACAATATACGACAACGAATCTTTAATTGCTATGGGTCGTGTCATTGGAGATGGCGGTACAGTGTTTCAAATTGTTGATATTGCTGTAGATAAAGGGTACCAAGGTCGTGGTTATGGACGTATAATCATGGAAGAGATTATGACATATATAGAAAATGTGGCTGAAAAAGGAACTTACGTCAGTTTAATGGCTGATTATCCAGCAGACAAATTATATGAAAAGTTCGGATTTATTAGCACTGAGCCTTATTCTAAAGGAATGTATAAACAATATTAA
- a CDS encoding GNAT family N-acetyltransferase, translating to MTEIIRQVKKEEVEQLHAIAKRTFYETFKESYSDKDFEAFFASAYNIEQLEKEVAQIYSFHYFYEVNSKIVGYLKLDINDAQTEDKGDDYLEIQRIYFGKAYQGGGRGKQFIELAIQKAIKYHKSKVWLGVWKHNLQAMDFYDKMDFHVTVTHEFYTGDVIDKDLIMEKVL from the coding sequence ATGACAGAAATCATACGTCAAGTTAAAAAAGAAGAGGTAGAACAATTACATGCCATCGCTAAGCGTACATTTTATGAAACTTTTAAAGAATCGTATAGTGATAAAGATTTTGAAGCATTTTTTGCATCAGCATATAATATTGAACAATTAGAAAAAGAAGTAGCACAGATTTATTCATTTCATTATTTTTATGAGGTTAATAGTAAAATAGTTGGATATTTAAAATTAGACATTAATGACGCTCAAACTGAAGATAAAGGTGACGATTATTTGGAAATACAGCGTATTTATTTTGGTAAAGCATATCAAGGAGGGGGTAGAGGTAAACAATTCATTGAGTTAGCAATTCAAAAAGCGATAAAATATCATAAGTCTAAGGTTTGGTTAGGTGTTTGGAAACATAATCTTCAAGCTATGGACTTTTATGACAAAATGGACTTTCATGTAACGGTGACACATGAGTTTTATACTGGTGATGTGATAGATAAGGATCTTATCATGGAAAAAGTTTTATAA
- a CDS encoding L-lactate permease, translated as MLVESFNPFGNLLLSSLVAAIPIILFLLCLTVFKMKGIYAAITTLVVTLLIAIPFFKLPVGIASGAVVEGFFQGVFPIGYIVVMAVLLYKITLKSGQFSTIQDSITSISQDQRIQLLLIGFSFNAFLEGVAGFGVPIAICALLLAQLGFRPLQGAMLCLVANAASGAFGAIGIPVGVVDTLNLPGHVAAMGVSQASTLTLAVINFFIPFLLIFIIDGFKGIKETLPSILVVSVTYTVLQALITVFNGPELADIIPSLASMLALALFSKKFQPKNIYRVQKDVKPEPAKKLKGKYVLFAWSPFVILTVIVMIWSAPSFKALFAPKGKLSALVANFDLPGTFSNISHKPITLSLNLIGQTGTAILITIIITVLMSKKVNFGDAGRLFIEAFKELWLPILTICFILAISKITTYGGLSNAMGQGISKEGNVFPILSPILGWIGVFMTGSVVNNNSLFAPIQASVAQQIGTSGSLLVASNTAGGVAAKLISPQSIAIATAAVKEVGKESELLKMTLRYSIGLLVFICLWTFILSFIL; from the coding sequence ATGTTAGTAGAATCATTTAACCCATTTGGTAATTTATTATTATCAAGTTTAGTTGCAGCAATACCTATTATTTTATTCTTACTGTGTCTTACAGTGTTTAAAATGAAAGGAATTTATGCTGCTATCACAACCTTAGTGGTTACTTTATTAATTGCAATTCCATTTTTCAAATTGCCAGTGGGAATTGCATCTGGTGCAGTTGTAGAAGGTTTCTTCCAAGGTGTCTTCCCAATCGGTTATATCGTTGTTATGGCGGTGTTACTTTATAAGATTACTTTGAAATCTGGTCAATTTTCTACAATTCAAGATAGTATTACAAGTATTTCTCAAGACCAACGTATTCAGTTACTTTTAATTGGTTTTTCATTTAATGCATTTTTAGAAGGTGTAGCAGGATTTGGTGTTCCAATTGCTATTTGTGCATTGTTATTAGCTCAACTTGGGTTTAGACCATTACAAGGTGCGATGTTATGTCTAGTAGCTAATGCAGCTTCTGGTGCATTTGGGGCAATTGGTATTCCAGTAGGTGTAGTTGACACGTTAAACTTACCTGGTCATGTAGCTGCTATGGGTGTTTCTCAAGCATCTACATTAACTTTAGCAGTGATTAACTTCTTTATTCCATTCTTATTAATCTTCATTATTGATGGTTTCAAAGGAATTAAAGAAACATTACCTTCAATCTTAGTTGTATCAGTGACTTACACTGTTTTACAAGCTTTAATTACGGTATTTAATGGACCAGAATTAGCTGATATTATTCCATCATTAGCATCTATGCTTGCATTAGCTTTATTCTCTAAAAAGTTCCAACCTAAAAATATTTATAGAGTTCAAAAAGATGTTAAACCAGAACCAGCTAAGAAACTTAAAGGTAAATATGTTTTATTCGCATGGAGTCCATTCGTGATTTTAACAGTTATTGTTATGATTTGGAGTGCACCTTCATTTAAAGCATTATTTGCACCTAAAGGTAAATTATCAGCGTTAGTAGCTAACTTTGATTTACCAGGTACATTTAGTAACATTTCTCATAAACCTATTACATTATCTTTAAATCTTATTGGACAAACAGGTACTGCGATTTTAATTACAATTATTATTACTGTATTAATGTCTAAGAAAGTAAACTTTGGGGATGCAGGTCGTTTATTCATTGAAGCATTTAAAGAATTATGGTTACCAATCTTAACAATTTGTTTTATCTTAGCAATTTCTAAGATTACAACTTATGGTGGCTTAAGTAATGCTATGGGGCAAGGTATTTCTAAAGAAGGAAATGTATTCCCAATTTTATCACCAATTCTTGGTTGGATTGGCGTGTTTATGACGGGTTCAGTTGTTAATAACAACTCACTATTTGCGCCAATTCAAGCATCTGTAGCACAACAAATAGGTACAAGCGGTTCACTACTTGTAGCTTCTAATACTGCTGGTGGGGTAGCAGCTAAATTGATTTCTCCACAATCTATCGCCATTGCGACAGCAGCTGTCAAAGAAGTTGGTAAAGAATCAGAATTACTTAAAATGACATTACGTTATAGTATAGGTTTACTAGTATTTATCTGTCTGTGGACATTCATTTTGTCATTCATTCTATAA
- a CDS encoding NADPH:quinone oxidoreductase family protein: MVETFKAFVVNQDKNGNVTHKYQQLSKDDLPKGDVLIKVHYSGINYKDALATQDNNKIVQEYPMVPGIDLAGTIEETNATGFEVGDKVIVTSYDLGVSHYGGFSEYARVKSEWVIELPEDLTLEEAMIYGTAGYSAGLAIEKLEKSGMSIEGNDVLVRGATGGVGTISLLMLKSLGYSVIASTGRQNVADKLKKLGASEVIERLPENDSKPLEKRTWQAAIDPVGGENLPYIVKRLDNNGSVALIGMTGGYNFETSVFPFILRGVSIIGIDSVFTPINLRKRVWRRLAKDLKPDQLHDIKHIISFDNIPQAIEEVINHQNTGRIVIDFNT; the protein is encoded by the coding sequence ATGGTAGAAACGTTTAAAGCTTTCGTAGTTAATCAAGATAAGAATGGTAATGTTACACACAAATATCAACAGCTGTCAAAAGATGATTTGCCAAAAGGCGATGTTTTAATCAAAGTTCATTATTCAGGAATCAACTATAAAGATGCACTAGCTACTCAAGATAATAATAAAATCGTTCAAGAATATCCAATGGTCCCAGGTATTGATTTAGCAGGTACGATTGAGGAAACGAATGCTACTGGATTTGAAGTTGGAGATAAAGTGATTGTGACGAGTTATGATCTAGGTGTAAGTCATTACGGTGGTTTCAGTGAATATGCACGAGTTAAATCCGAATGGGTAATTGAACTACCTGAGGACTTAACTTTAGAAGAAGCGATGATTTATGGTACTGCAGGCTATAGTGCAGGTTTAGCTATTGAAAAATTAGAAAAATCAGGGATGTCTATAGAAGGTAACGATGTACTTGTACGAGGTGCAACAGGAGGTGTTGGTACCATTTCACTTCTTATGTTAAAAAGTTTAGGCTATAGCGTCATAGCAAGTACCGGGCGACAAAATGTTGCTGATAAACTTAAAAAGTTAGGTGCTTCAGAAGTGATTGAGCGTTTACCTGAAAATGATAGTAAACCTTTAGAAAAAAGAACATGGCAAGCTGCTATCGACCCTGTTGGTGGAGAAAACCTTCCATATATAGTTAAACGTTTAGACAATAATGGTAGTGTCGCGCTTATCGGTATGACTGGTGGTTACAACTTTGAAACTTCGGTATTCCCGTTCATCTTACGTGGCGTTAGTATTATTGGTATAGACTCCGTATTCACACCTATTAACCTAAGAAAACGCGTGTGGCGAAGATTAGCTAAAGATTTAAAACCTGATCAATTGCATGATATTAAACATATCATTTCATTTGATAATATTCCTCAAGCCATTGAAGAAGTGATCAATCATCAAAACACTGGACGTATTGTAATAGACTTTAATACTTAA
- a CDS encoding DUF2871 domain-containing protein, with product MRRLLYSFLFYMIIGLLSGFYYRELTKAHHFTGDTQLALVHTHTLILGMFMFLLLLPLEKVFKLSSYYLFNWFFCVYHVGVLITIGMMTVKGTFQVIGAKFSPEMFAGFAGIGHTGMLAGLLLLFLLLRQATVTEPRD from the coding sequence ATGAGAAGATTACTGTATTCATTTCTTTTTTATATGATTATTGGTTTGCTTAGTGGCTTTTATTATAGAGAACTCACAAAAGCGCATCATTTTACCGGTGATACACAATTAGCATTGGTACATACGCATACACTTATTTTAGGAATGTTTATGTTTCTATTGTTATTACCCCTAGAAAAAGTTTTTAAATTAAGTAGTTATTATTTATTTAATTGGTTTTTCTGTGTATATCATGTAGGTGTACTTATTACTATTGGTATGATGACGGTAAAAGGCACTTTCCAAGTGATTGGTGCTAAATTTTCCCCTGAAATGTTTGCTGGGTTCGCTGGAATAGGACATACTGGTATGCTAGCTGGATTATTGTTGTTGTTCCTTTTATTGAGACAAGCAACCGTTACTGAACCTAGAGACTAA
- a CDS encoding TetR/AcrR family transcriptional regulator has protein sequence MKEDRRIRKTKSSIKKAFTQLLKEKKLDKITIRDITTQADVNRGTFYLHYEDKYILLNDMEDECISELSNIAKFNEVRGKDVEDISRLFIENVLSKILQHIYDNLEFYHTILQLERKSRLEDKLSELIKENMQKYMNIESEIDGIPKMYFHSYVSGATMSIIKYWVLDTQRISVEDLTQHIYKIFYKGPLRIMAEHRYKYHRT, from the coding sequence TTGAAAGAAGATAGGCGAATTAGAAAAACAAAATCTTCCATAAAAAAGGCATTTACACAATTATTAAAAGAAAAAAAGCTTGATAAGATAACCATTAGAGATATTACAACTCAAGCTGATGTCAATCGAGGAACTTTTTATCTGCATTATGAAGATAAATACATTCTTTTAAATGATATGGAAGATGAGTGTATTTCAGAACTGTCTAACATCGCGAAGTTTAATGAAGTTAGAGGTAAAGATGTTGAAGATATCTCTCGTTTGTTTATTGAAAATGTTTTATCTAAGATACTTCAACATATTTATGATAACTTGGAATTTTATCACACGATTTTGCAATTAGAACGCAAAAGCAGGCTAGAAGACAAATTAAGTGAGTTAATTAAAGAAAACATGCAGAAATATATGAACATTGAATCAGAAATTGATGGTATCCCAAAAATGTATTTTCATAGTTATGTTTCAGGCGCTACTATGTCTATCATCAAATATTGGGTATTAGATACGCAACGAATTTCTGTAGAAGATTTAACTCAACATATTTACAAAATTTTCTATAAAGGGCCACTTCGAATTATGGCGGAACATAGATATAAATATCATAGGACTTAA